The segment GGCATTAGAATGTAATTTTTGTGTAACTTTAAGGAGTAAGTATTATTTGTACTTCTAccttaatagtttagatattaGTTCtgcatttaattttatttagtttgtaTCTACATTTGATTTATAATCATTTCTATTGAAAACTTTAGTAAGAAAATTCAGTTATGTTTGTAAAATTTActatataattaacaaaaaaaacagttaagttatatttttaatttgtgacTAAATCCAATTTTAATACGGTTGAATTGAAATGAACCCGGTTCATATTGAgtcataatttaaaaagaatccGGTTCGTTATCGGGGTCCGGTTTAAAAAAAGAATGGTTTAAACACAAAAATGGAGGCGTTAAGCAAGTTGCGTTAAGGACGAATATACTCTTTATCACGTTCACGTTTTCcgatttcttttgttttgttgcgTCTacgtttttattaaattttgtagAATATAAACAAAGGCCCGTTAAGTGTATTTCTAAGCCCatttaaactgtttttgaaGCCTTTGAGCTCATATAAGAGGAAATAATAATCACATTATCAAGTTAACAATGTTGATTTGCGTATCACTCatccaaatataaaaatagatgaTACAAGACATCTTGTTGTTCTCAATAAAAGTATTAATATTTGACTGTACTGCCTTAGTAGAACCGTATAATACATTTCTTAAGTTTCATGTTTATGCCTCTAAAATAGATAATAAGAATAATAtcatgaaaaaaacatttttccaCGTCAGCCAGTTTTACCCATACGAAGACTGTCGGTGGTAACCGGTGTCGACAGTTGACTTTGTTGTCCCACCTGAGACCCAAATCTCATCATGTCCATTGGTTGTTGCACTGTTTGCGTCTGCATGTAGTTTCAACATTACACATCAGATATTCAACAagctttttgaaaaataatcaaTAACAAGACTCTTCTCCTTCAAACGTTGCACTAACCTGAGTGGTTGCCGGCATCGGTGGAAACCCACCCATGTACCTAGCAAGCTGCTCCGACAACATTTGGTTCTGTGCTTGCATCTGAAACTGTACGGCCGGGTTTTGACATACTAAACCGGGATGGTTCTGTGCAGCAGGACGGTTCATAACCGGAAATTGAGGCATTTGCATTTGACTCTGCATAGCCATCTGATTTATATATTGAGATGACTGTACACCGGGAAACATCATTGGAGTCGCTGCTGCTGCTGCCGCTGCCGCCATTCCACTTCCCATCCACATCACTTGGAGTTGCATTTGTAGTGTTTTCAAGTAATCAATGGCTTCATCCAAAATCGACGCTTTATCAGTCTGCAAGATTAATAACATATAATTAATCAATCTCCATCGATAAATCTCACCTTAACCTTggttatttttcagttttttttctttttgtcttaAAAGAGAACTTACTTTACTGCAATGAGGTATAAGTTCTTGTAGAGCTTTCATTCTCTCATTAATCCGATCTCTTCTTCTCTATAATAAAACCAAGATcataataattaaacatttatatagGAATTTACCTTAATTAAGATTAACAGAGTTGCTgctaaaccaaaaaataattaagtatgTAATGTTACAAGTACATACCCTTTCTGAGAGATTATGAACTTCAGCCGCACGGCTTCTTCTAGTAGATCCTGACCGTTGGCTAGATTTGTTACCCATGGTTTGATCATCGGTTGGCATCAAACGTACATCAGACTGAGACATGGATTCTTGATCAGTGTCCATTGCATGTTTTCTTTTACGGCTAATGGATACGCTTCTTCCACTCTCAGTTTCTTTGCTGCAGCCGGACGACCCACCAGACGAAGTGTCAAGTCTTTCTTCGACGTTCTTGCTTCTATCACTCATAGAAACCGGAGGATGAGTCACTTGATGATCATTTGTAGACTGGTTGCTCCCACAATGGCTCGGTCCAACGCTTACAACCGGTGGCCAAAACTTAGGAGGAGCCATGGCTTTAGCCTCCGGTTTAGCCGCCTCTTTGATAGTCAGTGGCTTCTTGGGATGATTTGGACCATCAAGATGATCgactgaagagaagaagtgggaGGAGAACTCGGATTCGAAGGGGTCAACTACATCTTCAGGAGGGTACTGGATCCATGAGACGGTTTCTTGATCTCCCTGAACATTTTCGTTATGTTTTCGTATTGTTTCTTGGTTCTCAAGGTAAGTATTATTTGGTTTTCGTAGGGCTTGATCATGTTTGTGGGTTTGGACTTGGACTGATGGTTCTCTACGGACTTGGCTTTGTAAAACCACCTGACCATCTCTCCATAGTAGCTCCACTAGTTCATCCTATGGTCTGAACAAAACATGAATAATCACATACAAATACACAAACAATAAAACTTATAATTATGATAGAATTTAAAAGTGAAACTGAtaattagtataaaatatatgGATGTGGTATACATACCTGACTGATCTTTTATTAGAGGACATGTGaaaattatcttcaaaattccaATCAGAAAACAGTTGTTCCATGTCAGATCTGTACAGAAGATTcccaaataagaatataataaattacttttTGCAACTGAATAAAAAACTAATGATTAGATATATAGTTGATTAAGATAATGTTTAACATGAACTTTTCGACTATTAGGAGCATAAAAGGATGATGAAAGCAATCATCAAACGTTGAAATATTTATACCAAATCCGAACAGTTTAATCATTAGAGAAGATTAGGGAAggaattataaataaaaaatctcatCTCCAGCAATTCAGGAGATAATGATTTAATAGGGCATAAAAAGTAACTAATTCCATATATAGTACATCTCAAAACCCAAAACCTTTAAAGTAGTTACCAGATTTAGAACCCCTGAATGATGAGAAGATCTTCTTAACTATATCTGCTTTCTGTTTCACACGTAAAGAAATAGAGCTAAGAGAAGACTCTCTCTCCTAGCTCTCTAGGTTTTTATCTCTCTAGATAAGTcacaaatttttagaaaatgagAAATGAAAGTTGAAACAGAAGAAGAGGGCATAGAGATAGAAAGGAAAGGCCAAGGTTCTTGCCAGGTTCAGACAGAAAGCGACAAGAGAGGAAAGAGAGGCAGAGTGAATACAGCTAGCTAGCGAGCGAGTGAGGGAGAGATAATGATTCGGTGGGGGCAACAGTACTGAAACCCAATCAGGATGAGCGACACGTTGCGAGCTTTCAGACAAGGAGTTGATTGTTAGTGGGGGCCATAACCTCTTGGATCATGCTCTGTGGAGGTGAGAGATCTATTGCTCGATTTCTAGTGGTGGATTCTGATCTGTACCTTATCTGAAACACTCTTGACCAATGATTAAGGGTGTTTTTGTCAAATTAGCTACACCATAGCCAATAGTACGTACTGGAAAATGGTATAGTAATAATTTGATTTCCATAATTAGAGTTCGGCATATTTTCAACTACGGTTTTTATAAGTTCatcatctaaaaaaaaaaaaaaaaagttcatcaTCTACTAGAAAATTGAAAGGGTTTATTAATTATCTGAATTCAATTCTGTCAGAGTCTCGTTACAACCAAGATGGAACATTTTCCATATTACATTTAATTCACATGTTGACTACGAACGTTCTTGtgttatactccctccgttttttaatataagtcgttttagagaaacttttttgttccaaattatatgtcgttttcggttttttatgtaacatttattagtaattaatgttgtctgaccaatgataatatatcttctatttttctattggttaaattgtggttaggtaaataattaatgatgtttttgtttcgaaaatataagaaattaatgatttttttaatctatgtgcatagcttCAAAACGACTCGTAAAAAAATGTTTCTCgtaaaaaaacagagggagtactaTAATTTTGTACCCGACGGTgtctatatataaatgtttctcgtaaaaaaattataaccaaaGAAACTTACATTCACGATGTGGTAGTACATGGGGGGCCGTCGTGACTCGTTGTCATGGACCACAAACAATGGTCCACCCAAATTCTGCTCACGTTAATTTTCGAATCCTTATCACTTTAGTTTTCATATAAGCTTAGTTACAAACCCTTATCTCGCATAATTTTGTTCGTTGAAAGTGCATAAAATCCCTACCGATCTAATGATAATGAACATATTATGATGATATGATGGATACTTTGATCATTTTAGAACGTATTGCAACTTACAAGTTGAGATATTGTGGGGGCGATTATGACTAGAGCATCCACTGAAAGTAGAAGACGTTTTACTTAAAGTCTTTGGGCCTCATTTACTTTTTATCTAAGAAAGAGACAAGTTTGTATTGGCGTCGATTCGAAGCTATAGAAAGCCATCAGCCAAGCAAAGGTAAGTTTTATTTGcagccatatatatatatatatacacacaaacaAACA is part of the Brassica rapa cultivar Chiifu-401-42 chromosome A09, CAAS_Brap_v3.01, whole genome shotgun sequence genome and harbors:
- the LOC103841766 gene encoding LOW QUALITY PROTEIN: transcription factor PIF5 (The sequence of the model RefSeq protein was modified relative to this genomic sequence to represent the inferred CDS: substituted 1 base at 1 genomic stop codon), with amino-acid sequence MEQLFSDWNFEDNFHMSSNKRSVRPXDELVELLWRDGQVVLQSQVRREPSVQVQTHKHDQALRKPNNTYLENQETIRKHNENVQGDQETVSWIQYPPEDVVDPFESEFSSHFFSSVDHLDGPNHPKKPLTIKEAAKPEAKAMAPPKFWPPVVSVGPSHCGSNQSTNDHQVTHPPVSMSDRSKNVEERLDTSSGGSSGCSKETESGRSVSISRKRKHAMDTDQESMSQSDVRLMPTDDQTMGNKSSQRSGSTRRSRAAEVHNLSERRRRDRINERMKALQELIPHCSKTDKASILDEAIDYLKTLQMQLQVMWMGSGMAAAAAAAATPMMFPGVQSSQYINQMAMQSQMQMPQFPVMNRPAAQNHPGLVCQNPAVQFQMQAQNQMLSEQLARYMGGFPPMPATTQTQTVQQPMDMMRFGSQVGQQSQLSTPVTTDSLRMGKTG